The following are encoded in a window of Geobacter metallireducens GS-15 genomic DNA:
- a CDS encoding M3 family oligoendopeptidase: protein MTTDITAMLWDTDPLYHAHAPELEADLASGAAETKAFRVAYLGKVASLDAAGLLEALRRYEALTELLVKPQLYAHLLFAADAGNDEHKKLSQRTAEFGNLMGRELLFFDLEIMEIPDGGFAEIVADGGLAGYRHYLESVRKFKPHTLTEREEQLLKLKNLTGAEAFTRLFDELSASFRYRMELDGEEREFTGEELLGLLHHPDATVRERAFAIFLRRHEEEGIALGAIFNTVALDHGQELELRSYRHPMEPTNLGNEIPEEVVNRLMDVSEANYGLARDYFRLKARLLGLPKLKNTDVYAPAGETDRHYTFEEARDLVLEAYGAFQPRFRDICAAFFAERRIDVLPRPGKGGGAFCMGMTPSLSPYVLLNFTGNLRDVATLAHELGHGLHFVLAQKQTMLNYHAPLPLAETASVFGEMLLTRFLLERESDPQVKIALLCAKIEDIIATTFRQNVLTRFEERMHKERKEGLLTSSRLCDLWWEENGKLYGDAVEMIEPYRWGWSYISHFIHARFYCYSYTFAELLVLSLYRKYLEDGETFIPTYVGILESGGSLSPADTVKPAGIDLADPHFWQKGYDFLAELIEELKGLVAKQ from the coding sequence ATGACTACCGACATCACCGCCATGCTCTGGGACACCGATCCCCTCTACCATGCACACGCACCGGAACTCGAAGCCGATCTCGCCTCAGGAGCCGCCGAGACGAAAGCATTCCGGGTAGCCTACCTGGGGAAGGTCGCCTCCCTCGATGCAGCCGGACTTCTGGAAGCTCTCCGGCGTTACGAGGCCCTCACGGAGCTTCTTGTGAAACCCCAGCTTTACGCCCATCTCCTCTTCGCTGCCGACGCCGGGAACGACGAGCACAAGAAGCTCTCCCAACGGACTGCCGAGTTCGGCAACCTCATGGGGCGTGAGCTCCTCTTCTTCGATCTGGAGATCATGGAGATCCCCGACGGGGGTTTCGCGGAGATTGTCGCGGACGGTGGCTTGGCCGGCTACCGCCACTACCTGGAGAGCGTGCGCAAATTCAAGCCCCACACCCTCACGGAGCGGGAGGAGCAGCTCCTGAAGCTGAAGAACCTCACGGGGGCCGAGGCCTTCACCCGGCTCTTTGACGAGCTGTCGGCATCCTTCCGCTACCGGATGGAACTGGACGGGGAAGAACGGGAATTCACCGGCGAGGAGCTCCTGGGGCTCCTCCATCATCCAGACGCAACAGTGCGGGAGCGGGCCTTCGCCATCTTCCTCAGGCGCCACGAGGAGGAGGGGATCGCCCTCGGTGCCATCTTCAACACCGTGGCTCTCGACCACGGCCAGGAATTGGAGCTCCGCAGCTACCGCCACCCCATGGAGCCCACCAACCTGGGGAACGAAATCCCCGAAGAAGTGGTGAATCGTCTCATGGATGTCTCTGAGGCCAACTACGGCCTGGCCCGGGACTATTTCCGCCTCAAGGCGCGGCTCCTGGGGCTTCCGAAGCTCAAAAATACTGATGTCTACGCCCCGGCTGGCGAAACGGACCGCCATTACACCTTCGAGGAGGCCCGGGACTTGGTCCTGGAGGCCTATGGTGCCTTCCAGCCCCGCTTCCGCGACATCTGCGCCGCCTTTTTCGCCGAGCGGCGTATTGACGTGCTGCCACGCCCCGGCAAGGGAGGAGGCGCGTTCTGCATGGGGATGACGCCGAGCCTCTCCCCGTATGTGCTCCTGAACTTCACCGGCAACCTGCGCGACGTGGCGACCCTGGCCCACGAACTGGGGCACGGGCTCCACTTCGTCCTGGCCCAGAAGCAGACCATGCTCAACTACCACGCACCGCTTCCTCTGGCGGAAACGGCGTCGGTCTTTGGCGAGATGCTCCTGACCCGGTTCCTTCTTGAACGGGAATCCGACCCGCAAGTGAAGATCGCCCTTCTCTGCGCCAAGATCGAGGATATCATCGCCACCACCTTCCGCCAGAACGTCCTCACCCGCTTCGAGGAACGGATGCACAAGGAGCGGAAGGAGGGGCTCCTGACCTCATCACGGCTCTGTGACCTCTGGTGGGAGGAGAACGGCAAGCTCTACGGCGACGCCGTGGAGATGATCGAGCCCTACCGCTGGGGGTGGAGCTACATCTCCCACTTCATCCATGCCCGCTTCTACTGCTACTCCTACACTTTCGCGGAGCTTCTGGTCCTTTCCCTCTACCGCAAATACCTGGAGGACGGCGAAACGTTCATCCCCACCTATGTGGGAATCCTGGAAAGCGGCGGCTCCCTGTCGCCGGCAGACACGGTGAAGCCCGCGGGAATCGACCTGGCCGATCCCCACTTCTGGCAGAAGGGGTATGATTTTCTGGCGGAGCTGATCGAAGAGTTGAAGGGATTGGTGGCGAAACAGTAA
- a CDS encoding NAD(P)H-dependent flavin oxidoreductase, with the protein MMGPLKIGKHEARYPLIQGGMGVRISGWRLAGHVARCGGVGLVATAGITLNSGLYTGSNYLQSNPEALRQELRKAYEVAPDGVIGVNIMVALADYEELVQASIEGGAKVIVCGAGLPMTLPGLTAHAPDVAIVPIVSSLRAAQLIAKKWDKGYGRLPDAVVVEDPDTAGGHLGEKLENIGTGDYDQYGTIRSIKEFFRSEYGKEIPIIAAGGIWDRADVLHAIAEGADGVQMASRFVPTVECDAEDAYKQMYLDCRKEDIGLIMSPAGLPGRAILSNQENITLYDETNATSCSNACLKKCSYKESGERFCIVSALDRAQQGDVESGLVFCGTNAWKADRITTVQEIFDELFAEEAGQAEKAA; encoded by the coding sequence TTGATGGGACCGCTGAAGATCGGCAAGCATGAGGCAAGGTATCCGCTCATCCAGGGAGGGATGGGGGTTCGCATCTCAGGGTGGAGGCTTGCGGGGCACGTGGCCAGGTGCGGCGGCGTGGGGCTCGTGGCCACTGCCGGCATTACTCTCAACAGCGGCCTCTACACCGGTTCTAATTACCTCCAGTCCAATCCAGAGGCGCTTCGACAGGAGCTGCGCAAGGCTTACGAAGTTGCTCCCGACGGGGTAATCGGCGTTAACATCATGGTGGCGCTCGCCGATTATGAAGAGCTCGTCCAGGCTTCCATCGAGGGTGGCGCCAAGGTGATAGTCTGCGGAGCGGGTCTGCCCATGACGCTTCCCGGCCTTACCGCCCACGCCCCTGATGTGGCCATCGTACCGATCGTGTCCTCGCTTCGTGCTGCCCAGCTCATCGCCAAAAAGTGGGATAAAGGATACGGCCGTCTTCCCGATGCGGTTGTTGTGGAAGACCCCGACACCGCCGGCGGTCACCTGGGTGAAAAGCTGGAAAACATCGGTACCGGTGACTATGACCAGTACGGCACCATCCGGTCCATAAAGGAATTCTTCCGCTCCGAATACGGTAAAGAGATACCGATTATCGCCGCAGGGGGTATTTGGGACCGTGCCGACGTCCTCCACGCCATTGCCGAAGGGGCCGACGGTGTTCAGATGGCGAGCCGCTTCGTGCCGACGGTTGAGTGCGATGCCGAAGACGCCTACAAGCAGATGTACCTCGATTGCCGCAAGGAGGATATCGGCCTCATCATGAGCCCGGCGGGGCTTCCGGGGCGAGCCATCCTCAGCAATCAGGAGAATATAACTCTTTATGATGAGACAAACGCAACTTCCTGCAGCAATGCTTGCCTGAAGAAATGCTCCTACAAGGAAAGCGGCGAGCGGTTTTGCATCGTAAGTGCCCTCGACCGGGCCCAGCAGGGAGATGTGGAGTCGGGGCTCGTCTTCTGCGGTACCAACGCCTGGAAGGCCGACCGCATCACCACCGTTCAGGAAATCTTCGACGAGCTCTTCGCCGAGGAGGCCGGTCAGGCAGAAAAGGCCGCATAA
- a CDS encoding right-handed parallel beta-helix repeat-containing protein — protein MRRSTMATMRMPLALSVLLGMAAVLGGCGTVSELFARGKTLVSPSSAQVSVPVVAPGATVANEESPPVPLAPSPENKPAVVPPQVIPALPGISRIAPRMAVPVERLYNDAVLTEDTVWSGEVFVEGSLTVAPQTTLTLEPGTVVRFRRTVPGDGAGPLLLVQGRLVVRGNADAPVRFTTSFPDPLAGEWQGIILLGSEKKNLLEQCRIEGAVAGIDASFSSVTLKQVFFAACGTGARFQDSIVTVSGGEASDNAVGMELVESESDIRDMVVRDNRLGMTVRGGSLLLEGAGLTDNRETGLTGVASRLSMSGSFFQGNGTGIVLTDCEGKVTGTRIAENRHVGIHLVRSRVRVYGNEIVSNADIGLRVEDGQGVAWGNAFSGNGRFDIENAGRDDFRAIANWWGDPSPPLDMRLDLQAQNPARGRIFVNPVLKARPYFPTLNSVAK, from the coding sequence ATGAGGCGCTCTACAATGGCGACCATGAGGATGCCGTTGGCTCTCTCCGTTTTGCTCGGGATGGCGGCAGTCCTCGGTGGGTGCGGGACGGTTTCGGAACTTTTCGCTCGGGGGAAGACCCTTGTTTCCCCTTCCTCCGCGCAGGTGTCGGTGCCAGTCGTTGCGCCCGGTGCGACCGTTGCCAATGAGGAGTCTCCTCCGGTTCCGCTTGCGCCCTCTCCCGAAAACAAACCGGCCGTCGTTCCTCCCCAAGTGATACCGGCGCTTCCGGGGATATCACGCATCGCACCTCGGATGGCCGTACCGGTAGAGCGGTTATACAACGATGCCGTTCTGACCGAGGACACGGTCTGGAGCGGCGAGGTGTTTGTGGAGGGCTCACTCACTGTGGCGCCGCAGACGACCCTCACCCTTGAGCCGGGGACTGTCGTCCGTTTCAGGCGGACGGTCCCTGGGGATGGAGCCGGTCCGCTCCTCCTGGTTCAGGGGAGGCTCGTGGTCCGCGGAAACGCCGATGCGCCGGTCCGCTTCACGACCAGCTTTCCCGATCCCCTGGCCGGCGAGTGGCAAGGGATCATCCTGCTCGGCAGCGAGAAGAAAAACCTCCTTGAGCAGTGCCGCATCGAGGGTGCGGTCGCCGGCATCGATGCATCCTTTTCCTCTGTGACCCTCAAACAGGTCTTTTTTGCCGCCTGCGGAACCGGCGCCCGGTTTCAGGACTCCATCGTCACGGTCAGTGGCGGAGAAGCTTCGGACAATGCTGTCGGCATGGAACTCGTCGAGAGCGAGTCGGATATCCGTGACATGGTGGTACGCGACAATCGCCTTGGCATGACGGTGCGTGGCGGCTCCCTCCTCCTGGAAGGGGCCGGTTTAACGGATAACAGGGAGACCGGGTTAACCGGGGTCGCGTCCCGGCTCAGCATGTCCGGCTCTTTTTTCCAGGGAAACGGCACCGGCATTGTCCTCACCGACTGCGAAGGAAAGGTGACGGGTACGCGGATCGCGGAGAACCGCCACGTGGGGATTCACCTCGTCCGGTCCCGGGTTCGGGTATATGGCAACGAAATTGTGTCCAACGCTGACATCGGCCTGCGGGTCGAGGATGGACAGGGTGTCGCGTGGGGGAACGCCTTTTCGGGCAATGGCCGCTTCGATATCGAAAACGCGGGACGTGACGATTTTAGAGCAATTGCCAACTGGTGGGGGGATCCCTCCCCGCCGCTGGACATGCGTCTTGACCTCCAGGCCCAGAACCCTGCCAGGGGAAGGATTTTCGTGAACCCGGTGCTCAAGGCGCGGCCGTATTTCCCGACCTTGAATTCCGTTGCTAAATAG
- the ahcY gene encoding adenosylhomocysteinase, whose protein sequence is MSTTSTPTATTAAFTDCHVRDLSLAAWGRKEMVIAETEMPGLMAIREEYAASQPLKGARIAGSLHMTIQTAMLIETLTALGAEVRWASCNIFSTQDHAAAAIAAAGIPVFAYKGESLEEYWEFTHRIFEWHDGGTPNMILDDGGDATLLLHLGSDAEKDPSVVANPTCEEEQFLFAAIKKRLAEKPEWYSKTAAAIKGVTEETTTGVHRLYQMHEKGRLKFPAINVNDSVTKSKFDNIYGCRESLVDGIKRATDVMVAGKVAVICGYGEVGKGCAQAMRGLQAQVWVTEIDPICALQAAMEGYKVVTMEWAADKADIFVTTTGNINVITHDHMKAMKHNAIVCNIGHFDNEIEVAALKQYQWENIKPQVDHIIFPDGKRIILLAEGRLVNLGCATGHPSYVMSSSFANQTLAQMELFCNPGKYPVGVYMLPKELDEKVARLQLKTLGAMLTELTEEQAAYIGVPKAGPYKTDHYRY, encoded by the coding sequence ATGTCGACAACCAGCACACCGACCGCGACGACTGCCGCGTTCACTGACTGCCACGTGAGGGATCTCTCCCTTGCCGCCTGGGGGCGCAAGGAGATGGTCATTGCCGAAACCGAGATGCCGGGCCTCATGGCCATCCGCGAGGAGTACGCCGCCAGCCAGCCCCTGAAGGGTGCCCGCATTGCCGGTTCGCTCCACATGACCATCCAGACCGCCATGCTCATCGAGACCCTGACGGCGCTGGGCGCCGAGGTGCGCTGGGCATCGTGCAACATCTTTTCCACCCAGGACCACGCCGCTGCCGCCATTGCCGCAGCCGGCATCCCGGTCTTCGCCTACAAGGGGGAATCCCTGGAGGAGTACTGGGAGTTCACTCACCGGATCTTCGAGTGGCACGACGGCGGCACTCCCAACATGATCCTGGACGACGGCGGCGACGCCACGCTGCTCCTGCACCTGGGGAGCGACGCCGAGAAGGATCCGTCGGTTGTGGCCAATCCCACCTGTGAAGAAGAGCAGTTCCTCTTCGCCGCCATCAAGAAGCGCCTTGCCGAAAAACCGGAGTGGTACTCGAAGACCGCCGCAGCCATCAAGGGGGTGACGGAAGAGACCACCACTGGCGTGCACCGGCTCTACCAGATGCACGAGAAAGGACGCCTCAAGTTCCCGGCAATCAACGTCAATGACTCGGTCACCAAGTCCAAGTTCGACAACATCTACGGTTGCCGCGAATCCCTGGTGGACGGCATCAAGCGGGCCACCGACGTGATGGTGGCCGGCAAGGTGGCCGTCATCTGCGGCTACGGCGAGGTTGGCAAGGGGTGCGCCCAGGCCATGCGCGGGCTCCAGGCCCAGGTATGGGTCACCGAGATCGACCCCATCTGCGCCCTCCAGGCCGCCATGGAAGGGTACAAGGTGGTCACCATGGAGTGGGCCGCCGACAAGGCCGACATCTTCGTTACCACCACCGGCAACATCAATGTCATCACCCATGACCACATGAAGGCCATGAAGCACAACGCCATTGTCTGCAACATCGGCCACTTCGACAACGAGATCGAGGTTGCGGCCCTCAAGCAATACCAGTGGGAGAACATCAAGCCCCAGGTGGACCACATCATCTTCCCCGACGGCAAGCGGATCATCCTCCTGGCAGAGGGGCGGCTCGTGAACCTGGGGTGCGCCACGGGGCACCCCTCCTACGTCATGTCCTCCTCCTTCGCCAACCAGACCTTGGCCCAGATGGAGCTCTTCTGCAATCCCGGCAAATACCCGGTCGGTGTTTACATGCTTCCCAAAGAGCTGGACGAGAAGGTGGCCCGGCTCCAGCTGAAGACCCTGGGCGCCATGCTCACGGAGCTCACCGAAGAGCAGGCCGCCTACATCGGCGTGCCGAAGGCGGGACCCTACAAGACCGATCATTACCGGTACTGA
- a CDS encoding vitamin B12-dependent ribonucleotide reductase, translating to MAETKTTVDIPGLSKNARTVLEKRYLKRDTDGRVLETPADMFRRVAEAIAVADRNFDKKADTKALAQKFYDLMTSFEFLPNSPTLMNAGRELGQLSACFVLPVGDSMEEIFDAVKYTALIHKSGGGTGFSFSRLRPANDVVRSTSGISSGPISFMRVFDAATETIKQGGTRRGANMGILRVDHPDIMDFIMCKDDQKHLNNFNISVGLTEAFMEAVERDADYDLRNPRDGKPCGTLNARKVFSRIVKQAWKNGEPGIIFLDRLNKDNPTPHIGEIESTNPCGEQPLLPYESCNLGSINLGKMVNNGDVDWKRLREVIRLGVHFLDNVIEVNNYPLPQINDMTRSNRKIGLGVMGWADMLILLGIPYSSPEAISLGEKVMRFINDEGHAYSRELAAVRGAFPNFVGSTFDRPGEGPIRNATVTTIAPTGTISIIANASSGVEPLFAVSFVRQVLDKNILVEVNPIFEEIARDQGFYSEELMQKIAQHGTVHDLAEIPEDIRKVFVTAHDITPEDHIEMQAAFQKYTDNAVSKTVNFPNAATIEEVEKVYRLAYKLECKGVTIYRDGSRDEQVLSTGAKEEKEKVVQTEEKRAVKRDRPKALKGWTYQMQTGCGPLYVTVNEDKAGLFELFTTMGKAGGCASSQCEAIGRMVSLAWRSGVQARQVIKQLLGISCHLPAGFGDNKVLSCADAVARAIQAHMQAAGYDVGLETAAPERGACPECGGIVEHEGGCAVCRVCGYSECA from the coding sequence ATGGCAGAAACGAAGACGACAGTGGATATCCCCGGCCTTTCGAAGAACGCCCGCACCGTGCTCGAGAAGCGATACCTCAAGCGAGACACTGACGGGAGAGTCCTCGAAACTCCCGCCGACATGTTCCGGCGCGTGGCCGAGGCCATTGCCGTTGCTGACCGTAATTTCGACAAGAAGGCCGACACCAAGGCCCTGGCCCAGAAGTTCTACGACCTGATGACCTCCTTCGAGTTCCTCCCCAACTCCCCCACCCTCATGAACGCGGGGCGCGAGCTGGGCCAGCTCTCCGCCTGCTTCGTCCTCCCTGTGGGGGACTCCATGGAGGAGATCTTCGACGCGGTCAAGTACACGGCCCTCATCCACAAGTCCGGCGGCGGCACCGGCTTTTCCTTCTCGCGGCTGCGTCCGGCCAACGACGTGGTCCGTTCCACCTCGGGCATCTCCAGCGGCCCCATCTCGTTCATGCGGGTCTTCGACGCCGCCACCGAAACCATCAAGCAGGGGGGAACCCGGCGCGGCGCCAACATGGGGATCCTCCGCGTGGATCATCCGGATATCATGGACTTCATCATGTGCAAGGATGACCAGAAGCACCTCAACAACTTCAACATCTCCGTGGGGCTCACCGAGGCCTTCATGGAGGCGGTGGAGAGGGACGCCGATTACGATCTGCGCAACCCCCGTGACGGGAAGCCCTGCGGGACCCTCAACGCCCGCAAGGTCTTCAGCCGCATCGTGAAGCAGGCCTGGAAAAACGGCGAGCCGGGAATCATCTTCCTGGACCGCCTCAACAAGGACAACCCGACTCCCCACATCGGCGAGATCGAGTCCACCAACCCCTGCGGCGAGCAGCCGCTCCTCCCCTACGAGTCATGCAACCTGGGCTCCATCAACCTGGGGAAGATGGTGAATAACGGCGACGTGGACTGGAAGCGCCTGCGGGAGGTCATCCGCCTGGGAGTCCACTTCCTGGACAACGTCATCGAGGTGAACAACTACCCCCTCCCCCAGATCAACGACATGACCCGCTCCAACCGCAAGATCGGCCTCGGCGTCATGGGGTGGGCAGACATGCTGATCCTCCTGGGGATCCCCTACAGCTCCCCGGAGGCCATCAGCCTCGGCGAGAAGGTGATGCGTTTCATTAACGACGAGGGGCACGCCTATTCCCGCGAACTGGCCGCCGTGCGGGGAGCGTTCCCGAACTTCGTGGGTTCCACCTTTGACCGGCCGGGAGAAGGCCCCATCCGCAACGCCACGGTGACCACCATCGCCCCCACCGGCACCATCTCCATCATTGCCAACGCATCCAGCGGTGTGGAACCCCTCTTCGCAGTCTCCTTCGTGCGCCAGGTCCTCGACAAGAACATCCTCGTGGAGGTAAACCCCATTTTCGAGGAGATTGCCCGGGATCAGGGCTTCTATTCCGAGGAGCTCATGCAGAAGATCGCCCAGCACGGCACCGTCCACGACCTGGCCGAGATTCCCGAGGATATCCGCAAGGTCTTCGTGACCGCCCACGACATCACCCCGGAAGACCACATCGAGATGCAGGCCGCCTTCCAGAAATACACCGACAACGCCGTCTCCAAGACGGTCAACTTCCCCAACGCCGCCACCATCGAAGAGGTGGAGAAAGTCTACCGCCTGGCCTACAAACTGGAGTGCAAGGGGGTCACCATCTACCGCGACGGCTCCCGGGACGAGCAGGTCCTCTCCACAGGCGCCAAGGAGGAAAAGGAGAAAGTTGTCCAGACGGAGGAGAAACGGGCCGTGAAGCGGGACCGTCCCAAGGCCCTCAAGGGATGGACCTACCAGATGCAGACCGGCTGCGGCCCACTCTATGTCACCGTCAACGAGGACAAGGCCGGGCTTTTCGAGCTCTTCACCACCATGGGGAAGGCGGGCGGGTGCGCCTCCTCCCAGTGCGAGGCCATCGGCCGCATGGTGTCCCTCGCCTGGCGCAGCGGCGTCCAGGCCCGGCAGGTGATCAAGCAGCTTCTCGGCATCTCCTGCCACCTCCCCGCGGGCTTCGGCGACAACAAGGTTCTTTCCTGCGCCGACGCCGTGGCCAGGGCGATCCAGGCCCACATGCAGGCTGCCGGCTACGATGTGGGGCTCGAAACCGCGGCTCCTGAACGGGGCGCCTGCCCCGAGTGCGGCGGCATCGTGGAGCACGAAGGCGGCTGCGCCGTCTGCCGGGTCTGCGGCTATTCCGAATGCGCCTGA
- a CDS encoding sensor domain-containing diguanylate cyclase, translating to MEHSLKCTIELLEEEVSALRELIEVARMVVSTLELDQVLLEILTSAMRFADASAGSIVLYDTVQGGLTLHAHQGFTPEFVLAERWEIRPGGVTERVISGGEILFVNDTEDNPLLVDPIVIREGIRSQACIPLKVQSRLAGILYLCDFVPREFDRERMKLLDVLASFAAMAIDNAQLHERTRLMAITDALTGLYNRRYFQQMFSRELNRAKRYGNPLSLIMMDVDDFKKFNDTYGHPLGDKLLGSMGDILTEALRNTDFAFRYGGEEFIVLLPETDFSSALNVAERLRESVEQKSVDEMRGIALNAVTVSVGVVSYPQDGETSDDLLNGVDELLYRAKEYGKNRVYYRTMGEKP from the coding sequence ATGGAACATAGCTTGAAATGCACCATTGAGCTGCTCGAAGAGGAAGTCAGCGCCCTCAGGGAGTTGATTGAGGTGGCGAGGATGGTGGTTTCCACCCTCGAACTTGATCAGGTCCTCCTGGAGATACTGACCAGCGCGATGCGCTTTGCCGACGCCTCCGCCGGAAGCATTGTCCTCTACGACACCGTTCAGGGGGGACTGACTCTCCACGCCCACCAGGGGTTTACCCCCGAATTCGTCTTGGCCGAGCGGTGGGAAATCCGCCCTGGAGGGGTCACTGAACGGGTTATCTCCGGTGGCGAGATCCTGTTCGTCAACGACACCGAAGATAACCCCCTCCTTGTCGACCCCATTGTCATCAGGGAGGGGATCAGATCTCAGGCCTGCATTCCCCTTAAAGTGCAGAGCCGGCTTGCGGGCATTCTCTACCTGTGCGATTTTGTCCCCCGGGAGTTCGATCGGGAGAGAATGAAACTTCTGGACGTCCTCGCCTCCTTTGCCGCCATGGCCATCGATAATGCTCAGCTCCATGAGCGGACCCGGCTCATGGCCATAACCGACGCCCTGACCGGTCTTTACAACCGGCGCTACTTTCAGCAGATGTTCAGTCGGGAACTGAACCGGGCCAAGCGTTACGGCAACCCCCTCTCACTGATCATGATGGACGTGGATGACTTCAAGAAGTTCAATGATACCTATGGACATCCCCTTGGCGACAAGCTCCTAGGGAGCATGGGAGATATTCTCACGGAGGCGCTGCGCAATACCGATTTTGCCTTTCGCTACGGGGGCGAGGAGTTTATCGTGCTCTTGCCGGAAACCGACTTTTCCAGCGCGCTTAATGTTGCGGAGCGGCTCCGGGAGTCCGTGGAACAGAAGAGTGTCGACGAAATGCGAGGGATCGCTCTCAATGCCGTAACCGTAAGTGTCGGCGTAGTCTCCTATCCCCAGGACGGCGAGACCAGCGACGACCTCCTCAATGGGGTGGATGAACTCCTCTATCGGGCCAAGGAGTATGGCAAGAACAGGGTCTACTACCGGACTATGGGAGAAAAACCATGA
- a CDS encoding sensor histidine kinase — MKWLKRLVNPLMALIGIQVVWGLLVFFWITWFVGRHKEFRELAERYRPELLGRGFDWAVLVEGIVLLVIILVGVYVIFIYWRRQSNLNLEQKDFISQATHELKSPLASIKLHLETIRLRKPPPEKLERFLDTMLVDIDRLDNLTSNILMVAKLEQRRRASQYPVVDFSALVTRYMDQQRHVLPEGGNVILDIEKGISAAIDVEGMETVLRNLFENAILYSIGAPEIRVTLKRDGNRCTLSFQDNGKGIDRKDLKNVFRKFYRIRSSGEAIRGTGLGLWIVKSVVKEHGGTVTATSAGIGEGTSFIISLPLPRRKRGSP; from the coding sequence ATGAAGTGGCTGAAGAGACTCGTAAATCCCCTCATGGCCCTGATCGGCATCCAGGTTGTCTGGGGGCTCCTGGTTTTTTTCTGGATCACCTGGTTCGTGGGTCGCCACAAGGAGTTCCGGGAACTGGCCGAACGCTACCGCCCCGAACTCCTGGGCCGCGGCTTCGACTGGGCGGTGCTCGTGGAGGGGATCGTACTCCTCGTCATCATCCTGGTGGGGGTCTACGTCATCTTCATCTACTGGCGCCGCCAGTCGAACCTGAACCTGGAACAGAAGGACTTCATCTCCCAGGCGACCCACGAGCTCAAGTCGCCCTTGGCCTCCATCAAGCTCCACCTTGAGACGATCCGTCTCCGCAAGCCTCCTCCCGAGAAGCTGGAACGGTTCCTCGATACCATGCTCGTGGATATCGACCGGCTCGACAACCTCACCAGCAATATCCTGATGGTCGCCAAGCTTGAACAGCGGCGCCGTGCCTCCCAGTACCCGGTGGTGGATTTTTCCGCCCTGGTGACCCGGTACATGGACCAGCAACGCCACGTTCTCCCCGAGGGAGGGAACGTGATCCTCGACATTGAAAAAGGGATTTCGGCGGCCATCGATGTGGAGGGGATGGAAACGGTTCTGCGGAACCTGTTCGAGAACGCGATCCTGTACAGCATCGGTGCCCCGGAGATCCGCGTAACGCTGAAACGGGATGGGAACCGCTGCACCCTCTCCTTCCAGGACAACGGCAAAGGGATAGACCGGAAAGACCTCAAGAATGTCTTCCGAAAGTTCTACCGCATCCGCAGCAGTGGCGAGGCCATCCGGGGGACCGGCCTCGGTCTCTGGATCGTCAAGTCAGTGGTAAAGGAGCACGGCGGAACCGTAACCGCCACGAGCGCGGGTATCGGAGAGGGGACTAGCTTCATCATCAGCCTCCCCCTCCCCCGCCGTAAGAGGGGCTCCCCATGA
- a CDS encoding Smr/MutS family protein translates to MIEDLTIELPIDGTLDLHTFRPGEVKDLVPDYLAACRERGIYSVRIIHGKGTGTLRRTVHAILERLDVVASFRLAGEDAATLVELWRDRP, encoded by the coding sequence ATGATCGAAGACCTGACCATTGAACTGCCCATCGACGGGACTCTCGATCTCCATACTTTCCGGCCCGGCGAGGTGAAGGATCTCGTCCCCGACTACCTGGCGGCCTGCCGCGAGCGGGGGATCTACTCGGTGCGGATCATCCACGGCAAGGGTACCGGAACTCTGCGCCGGACCGTCCACGCCATCCTGGAACGGCTTGACGTTGTGGCCTCGTTCCGGCTTGCGGGAGAGGATGCCGCGACGCTGGTGGAATTGTGGCGGGATCGTCCCTGA